A window from Kovacikia minuta CCNUW1 encodes these proteins:
- a CDS encoding ribonuclease HII, with amino-acid sequence MVGDQLALPGLTDCCAFEGAIAGIDEVGRGALFGPVVAAAVILPAVAVPILTTAGVTDSKLLSPEQRQSLAVQIRTVAVDCQIGYATVYEIDRLNILQASLLAMKRAVLKLKVQPELCLVDGNQRIPGLPFPQQTLIKGDQKSLAIAAASIIAKVWRDELITRLSMRYPQFNLASNKGYGTPSHRKAIQQFGPSRLHRRSFSPCRIQEQRI; translated from the coding sequence ATGGTGGGCGACCAGTTAGCGCTTCCTGGCCTAACCGACTGTTGTGCTTTTGAGGGAGCGATCGCAGGAATTGATGAAGTCGGGCGGGGTGCTTTGTTTGGTCCAGTAGTGGCTGCTGCCGTCATTCTGCCAGCGGTAGCAGTGCCGATCTTGACGACTGCTGGCGTTACCGATAGCAAACTTCTATCGCCTGAGCAGCGACAATCCCTGGCGGTTCAAATTCGCACCGTTGCCGTCGATTGCCAGATTGGCTACGCGACTGTTTATGAAATCGATCGGCTCAATATCCTGCAAGCATCCCTGTTGGCGATGAAGCGGGCAGTTTTGAAGCTGAAGGTTCAGCCCGAATTATGTCTGGTGGATGGCAATCAACGTATTCCTGGTTTACCCTTTCCACAACAAACCCTGATCAAAGGGGATCAGAAATCATTGGCGATCGCTGCTGCCAGCATTATCGCCAAGGTCTGGAGGGATGAGTTGATTACCCGCCTGTCGATGCGCTACCCCCAGTTCAATTTGGCATCGAACAAGGGATACGGCACCCCTTCCCACAGAAAGGCAATTCAGCAATTTGGCCCTTCACGCCTGCATCGCCGATCGTTCAGCCCTTGCCGCATTCAAGAGCAGAGGATTTGA
- a CDS encoding Rne/Rng family ribonuclease, with product MSKQIVIAEQHRIAAVFSEDQIQELIVATGSHQVSDIYLGVVENVLPGIDAAFVNIGDTERNGFIHVTDLGPLRLRRAAGSITELLVPQQKVLVQVMKEPTGNKGPRLTGNISLPGRYLVLMPHGKGVNLSRRIRNENERNRLRALAILIKPAGMGIVIRTEAEGMPEEAIIEDLETLQKQWENVLQEASSTRAPALLNRDDDFIQRVLRDVYSGDVNRIVVDSHTGLKRVKQHLMSWGGGKLPLGVLIDHHRDRIPVLEYFRINAAIREALKPRVDLPSGGYIIIERTEALTVIDVNSGSFTRSATARETVLWTNCEAATEIARQLRLRNIAGVIVIDFIDMDSRRDQLQVLEHFNKAIRADKARPQIAQLSELGLVELTRKRQGKNIYEIFGRPCPTCGGLGHLVHLPGETEEEEGEMVERPAATALRESRTGGPELRGRGRGRESSREGLPDIPGVPDLFWEDRSEEPDEPGDLPDLGISHPSYQEVGGNRRRRRRRNGDDGRAPGQSGYPVLPARADAGGEVDLLTPTEEVPYSGRGERGRVRGRGRGRDASSPDLASARDFVPTQDVGGAGQEASETGYPEERRGRSRRESNKPTEPPEVVAVEMTPEEQDVYAWMGISPLVLTNQEVKNPKSAVISVVLPGEAPAPVASEQESAPPRLDLVDVLPQGNGAAAKTPGPILRESARGATNEQPTPVATALPETVEAEAAEVNAAEAESDGSPIVRRRRRRSSATAD from the coding sequence ATGTCAAAACAAATTGTCATCGCCGAGCAGCATCGAATCGCTGCTGTCTTCTCAGAGGATCAAATCCAGGAACTCATCGTTGCTACGGGTAGCCACCAGGTCAGTGATATTTATCTCGGAGTTGTTGAAAACGTTTTACCTGGAATTGACGCTGCATTTGTCAATATTGGGGATACGGAGCGGAATGGCTTCATCCATGTCACTGATTTAGGTCCCCTCAGGCTGCGCCGTGCCGCAGGCTCCATCACTGAGCTATTGGTTCCTCAACAGAAAGTGTTGGTTCAGGTGATGAAGGAGCCAACCGGGAACAAAGGCCCTCGACTGACGGGCAACATTTCTTTACCAGGGCGTTACCTGGTGCTGATGCCCCACGGGAAGGGGGTCAATCTTTCTCGCCGGATTCGCAATGAAAACGAACGGAATCGCTTGCGAGCATTGGCAATCCTGATTAAACCCGCAGGCATGGGGATTGTGATTCGGACTGAAGCGGAGGGAATGCCCGAAGAAGCTATCATTGAGGATCTGGAAACCCTCCAAAAACAATGGGAAAATGTTTTGCAGGAAGCCAGTTCTACCCGTGCTCCAGCACTTTTGAACCGGGATGATGACTTTATCCAACGGGTTTTACGGGATGTTTACAGTGGGGATGTCAACCGGATTGTGGTGGACTCTCACACGGGCTTGAAACGGGTCAAGCAACATTTGATGAGTTGGGGAGGCGGTAAATTGCCTCTGGGGGTGTTGATTGACCATCACCGCGATCGTATTCCCGTTCTGGAATACTTCCGCATTAATGCTGCCATCCGGGAAGCCCTCAAACCCAGGGTTGATCTTCCTTCCGGCGGCTACATCATCATCGAGCGCACCGAAGCTTTAACCGTCATTGACGTTAACTCTGGCTCCTTTACCCGTTCTGCCACTGCGCGTGAAACCGTTCTCTGGACTAACTGCGAAGCTGCCACCGAAATTGCCCGTCAGCTTCGGCTGCGAAATATTGCCGGTGTGATCGTCATCGACTTCATTGATATGGATTCCCGGCGCGATCAGTTGCAGGTATTAGAGCATTTCAACAAAGCCATTCGAGCCGATAAAGCCCGCCCTCAAATTGCCCAATTGTCGGAATTGGGGTTGGTTGAATTAACTCGTAAACGTCAAGGCAAAAATATTTACGAGATTTTTGGTCGTCCCTGCCCAACCTGCGGTGGCCTGGGACATCTGGTTCATCTTCCCGGCGAAACCGAGGAGGAAGAGGGAGAAATGGTCGAGCGTCCCGCTGCTACCGCTTTGCGAGAATCCCGAACTGGGGGTCCAGAGTTGCGGGGACGCGGACGGGGACGCGAAAGCAGCCGCGAAGGACTGCCGGATATTCCTGGTGTACCCGACCTTTTCTGGGAAGACCGCAGCGAAGAACCGGATGAGCCAGGAGATCTGCCAGATTTGGGCATAAGCCACCCCAGTTATCAAGAAGTGGGTGGAAATCGGCGTCGCCGCCGCCGTCGCAATGGGGATGATGGTCGGGCACCGGGGCAATCTGGTTATCCGGTCTTGCCTGCAAGAGCAGATGCCGGTGGGGAAGTAGATTTGCTGACGCCAACAGAAGAGGTACCCTATTCTGGACGAGGAGAACGGGGTCGAGTGCGCGGACGGGGGCGGGGGCGGGATGCCTCCAGCCCTGATTTGGCGTCTGCTAGAGATTTTGTTCCTACTCAAGATGTTGGGGGGGCAGGGCAGGAAGCTTCAGAAACAGGTTATCCAGAGGAACGGCGTGGGCGCTCCAGGCGGGAGTCGAACAAACCCACGGAACCCCCGGAAGTTGTGGCAGTTGAGATGACACCTGAGGAACAGGATGTCTATGCCTGGATGGGAATTTCTCCCCTGGTTCTGACAAACCAGGAAGTGAAAAATCCCAAGTCGGCGGTGATCTCGGTTGTGTTACCAGGTGAGGCTCCTGCGCCTGTTGCTTCGGAGCAGGAGTCAGCTCCGCCTAGATTAGATTTAGTGGATGTTTTACCTCAAGGAAATGGGGCTGCTGCTAAAACTCCAGGGCCAATTTTGCGTGAGTCTGCTCGTGGAGCAACCAACGAGCAACCTACCCCTGTAGCTACCGCACTGCCAGAAACGGTTGAAGCTGAGGCTGCTGAGGTGAATGCTGCTGAAGCAGAATCAGATGGAAGCCCGATCGTGCGTCGCCGTCGTCGCCGTTCTTCTGCCACAGCAGATTAG
- a CDS encoding TIGR03936 family radical SAM-associated protein — MTKQWLKEDLQRALEAATVPDCSFEGCSHCGVCGTDFGHNIVVSPLPIPHFEGHFVPNQNRVQRLRVWLGKQGEMALVSHLDLIRLFDRAIRRAALPIAFTGGFHPGPRIFPANALPLGVTSSGEIVDFELTEPMDGAIFQAKLAAQLPPDIPIYRVEPVDVSAPAATQLLELAEYTITLEPQETSATDEAESPSTQQWQQWIESVKIKDAIWQEQTTKSGKKQTVNLRDRLLELEVVRDEQVAGNQEPEEKAEGRGQRAEGQEDAGTRGHRDTENSIQNSKFKIQDSSPQPSALSPQHSSLIQNLKLKTQNPSPPPPSPSPLPRSLSAISVVAVTTVHCSAPIRSFTCWSRLRTGSFRL, encoded by the coding sequence TTGACGAAACAGTGGCTCAAAGAAGATTTGCAGCGTGCCCTGGAGGCAGCAACGGTTCCCGATTGTTCCTTTGAGGGTTGCTCTCACTGTGGGGTGTGTGGCACCGACTTTGGTCACAACATTGTGGTCTCTCCTCTGCCGATTCCCCATTTTGAGGGGCATTTTGTCCCCAATCAGAACCGGGTACAACGGCTGCGGGTCTGGCTGGGCAAACAGGGAGAGATGGCGTTGGTCAGCCACTTAGATTTAATCCGGTTGTTCGATCGAGCCATCCGTCGTGCTGCCTTACCGATCGCGTTCACCGGAGGATTTCATCCCGGTCCCCGGATTTTTCCCGCCAATGCTCTGCCTCTCGGTGTCACCAGCAGTGGCGAAATTGTAGACTTTGAACTTACCGAGCCAATGGATGGGGCAATCTTCCAGGCAAAACTGGCAGCCCAACTGCCGCCCGACATTCCCATCTACCGTGTGGAGCCTGTGGATGTGAGCGCACCCGCCGCTACCCAACTTCTGGAGCTGGCAGAGTACACAATCACCCTTGAACCACAAGAGACATCGGCAACAGACGAAGCTGAGTCACCCTCTACTCAACAGTGGCAGCAATGGATTGAATCGGTAAAAATCAAGGATGCCATCTGGCAAGAGCAAACGACTAAATCAGGCAAAAAACAGACCGTGAATTTGCGCGATCGGTTGCTTGAGTTAGAGGTGGTGAGGGATGAACAGGTTGCAGGGAACCAGGAGCCAGAAGAGAAGGCAGAGGGCAGAGGGCAGAGGGCAGAAGGGCAAGAGGATGCGGGAACACGGGGACACAGGGATACGGAGAATTCAATTCAGAATTCAAAATTCAAAATTCAAGATTCTTCCCCTCAGCCCTCAGCCCTCAGCCCTCAGCACTCGAGTTTAATTCAAAACTTAAAACTTAAAACTCAAAACCCTTCCCCCCCTCCCCCCTCCCCCTCCCCCCTCCCCAGATCACTCTCCGCTATATCGGTAGTTGCCGTAACGACGGTACATTGCTCCGCCCCGATCAGGTCATTTACATGCTGGAGCAGGTTGCGAACCGGGAGTTTCAGATTGTGA